A genomic segment from Polyangium mundeleinium encodes:
- a CDS encoding serine/threonine-protein kinase: protein MAESTRFASGEVLGRYVVESLLGEGGMGEVYRALDTRLGRRVALKVLRKDTELSEDAWAHESSRMLREARAAAALSHAGIVAIYDVGELDGTAFIAMEIAEGEPLRALVGKDAPDAWKIQILHDVARALDAAHQAGVVHRDVKPENIVVSKAGAVKVLDFGIARGLDRETDPGARTLEVEPAESMFQGTPAYTAPEQLTGEALDARADQFGFGVVAHELFEGELPFRVDKGPAALISSILADEPKPMTRAPEGVRDIVRRALAKDPADRFPSMAALADELALLSIEPEPAPLPAPPSPAAPRVSAARVFALVAVLAALAAVAWIVFHREKPADPAPALLFASAVLPVKVAITDLPLPSTDKPEALVAYREGVQAVRDASWSTARLAFDRARKADPSLALAHLRYAMVAIDSDDLDPSREAYRVAFLLRSSLGERDHAMLDALEPFLQRDPPDLTEMRRRIGNLSARYPGDAELVYWQFFPFVHHTPAEVLALTERCLVLDDRYADCWQTQARALLALSRPEDARRALDRCVEIAPTAGDCMFDRATVEILSGRCVGLEEVARNWIAREPDLGRAHGYLASALYGQGRENAAVRAVVDVATQKLRLSGFQVEALTLDFGFAAGTGDFESALLAAQQTSNVGDTDHGASPTAKHIFLLLELGRTADAGRVASDFLARQTASLRSTVEGCLVDPDPLFYAVAHRAGLLSTDDRAAHRDAWLHRCAEQGEAAFAWYAGYALPAITPDDAREALAVLPRFATRPEDVPFYRGLYAAALRGKVRFLAGEMDAALPDLVQASSHCAMLMDPVSYLQNQVRIGVARETRGEKDLACAAYQSVLSRWGAAKDSISARDAARRAKALGCAPRRRP from the coding sequence ATGGCGGAGTCCACGCGATTCGCCAGCGGCGAGGTGCTCGGCCGGTACGTCGTCGAATCCCTCCTCGGCGAGGGCGGCATGGGCGAAGTGTATCGCGCCCTCGACACGCGCCTCGGTCGCAGGGTCGCGCTGAAGGTCCTGCGCAAGGACACCGAGCTCTCCGAAGACGCGTGGGCCCACGAGTCCTCGCGCATGCTCCGCGAGGCGCGCGCGGCCGCGGCGCTCTCGCATGCCGGCATCGTGGCGATCTACGACGTCGGCGAGCTCGACGGCACGGCGTTCATCGCCATGGAGATCGCCGAGGGCGAACCCTTGCGCGCGCTCGTCGGAAAGGACGCGCCCGACGCCTGGAAGATCCAGATCCTCCACGACGTCGCGCGCGCGCTCGACGCGGCTCACCAGGCCGGCGTCGTGCACCGCGACGTCAAACCCGAGAACATCGTCGTGAGCAAGGCGGGCGCCGTGAAGGTGCTCGACTTCGGCATCGCGCGCGGGCTCGATCGCGAGACCGATCCCGGCGCGCGTACGCTCGAGGTCGAGCCCGCCGAGTCCATGTTCCAGGGCACCCCGGCGTATACGGCGCCCGAGCAGCTCACGGGCGAGGCCCTCGACGCGCGCGCCGATCAGTTTGGTTTTGGCGTCGTCGCCCATGAGCTTTTCGAGGGCGAGCTGCCGTTCCGCGTGGACAAGGGCCCTGCGGCCCTCATCAGCTCGATCCTCGCCGACGAGCCCAAGCCGATGACCCGCGCGCCCGAGGGCGTCCGTGACATCGTCCGGCGCGCGCTCGCGAAAGACCCCGCCGATCGATTCCCCTCGATGGCCGCGCTCGCCGACGAGCTCGCGCTCCTCTCGATCGAACCCGAGCCCGCCCCGCTCCCCGCGCCGCCCTCGCCTGCCGCTCCCCGTGTTTCCGCGGCCCGCGTGTTCGCCCTCGTCGCCGTCCTCGCCGCGCTCGCCGCTGTCGCGTGGATCGTGTTTCACCGGGAAAAACCTGCCGATCCTGCGCCGGCCTTGCTTTTTGCGTCGGCCGTGCTGCCGGTCAAGGTCGCGATCACCGATCTCCCGCTCCCGAGCACGGACAAACCCGAGGCGCTCGTCGCGTATCGCGAGGGGGTCCAGGCCGTGCGTGACGCCTCCTGGTCGACGGCGCGCCTCGCCTTCGATCGCGCCCGCAAGGCTGATCCCTCGCTCGCGCTCGCGCATCTCCGTTACGCGATGGTCGCGATCGACTCGGATGACCTCGACCCCTCGCGCGAGGCTTACCGGGTCGCTTTCCTTTTGCGGTCCTCGCTCGGCGAGCGTGATCACGCGATGCTCGACGCGCTCGAACCCTTTTTGCAGCGCGATCCGCCCGACCTCACCGAGATGCGCCGTCGCATCGGGAACCTATCGGCCCGGTATCCGGGCGACGCCGAGCTCGTGTACTGGCAGTTTTTCCCGTTCGTCCACCACACCCCGGCCGAGGTCCTCGCGCTCACCGAGCGTTGCCTCGTGCTCGACGATCGATACGCCGATTGCTGGCAAACCCAGGCCCGCGCGCTCCTCGCCCTCAGTCGGCCCGAGGACGCGAGGCGCGCGCTCGATCGGTGCGTCGAGATCGCTCCCACCGCGGGCGACTGCATGTTCGACCGGGCCACCGTGGAGATCCTGTCGGGCCGCTGCGTGGGCCTCGAAGAGGTCGCGCGGAACTGGATCGCGCGCGAGCCCGATCTCGGCCGGGCGCATGGGTATCTCGCGTCCGCGCTGTATGGACAGGGCCGCGAGAACGCCGCCGTCCGTGCTGTCGTTGATGTGGCGACGCAAAAGCTCCGCCTCTCGGGTTTCCAGGTCGAGGCCCTCACGCTCGATTTCGGGTTCGCCGCGGGCACGGGTGATTTCGAGTCCGCGCTCCTGGCCGCGCAGCAGACGAGCAACGTTGGCGACACCGATCACGGGGCCAGCCCCACGGCCAAGCATATCTTTCTTTTGCTCGAGCTCGGGCGCACCGCGGACGCAGGCCGCGTCGCCTCGGACTTCCTCGCGCGCCAGACGGCCTCGCTCCGCTCCACCGTCGAGGGATGCCTCGTCGACCCCGACCCGTTGTTTTACGCTGTCGCCCATCGCGCGGGCCTGCTCTCGACGGACGACCGCGCTGCGCATCGCGACGCCTGGCTCCACCGCTGCGCCGAGCAGGGCGAAGCCGCCTTCGCCTGGTACGCCGGGTATGCCCTGCCTGCAATCACGCCCGATGACGCGCGCGAGGCGCTCGCCGTGTTGCCGCGTTTCGCCACGCGTCCCGAGGACGTCCCTTTTTATCGTGGCCTTTATGCTGCCGCGCTTCGTGGAAAAGTCCGGTTCCTCGCGGGCGAGATGGACGCGGCCCTGCCGGACCTCGTCCAGGCTTCGAGCCATTGCGCCATGTTGATGGATCCGGTCAGCTATCTGCAGAACCAGGTTCGCATCGGTGTCGCGCGTGAAACGCGGGGCGAAAAGGACCTCGCGTGCGCGGCGTATCAGAGCGTCCTCTCGCGGTGGGGCGCGGCGAAGGACTCGATCTCGGCGCGCGACGCGGCTCGTCGGGCCAAGGCGCTCGGCTGCGCGCCCCGGCGTAGACCCTGA